The genome window AATTTTAGTATTTTTAACTGGATCCCGTGGTCAAGCCACGGGATGACAGAGCTAAAACTGATCCACGCAACAATGCCACGTGAGTACCGCAGTACTTGTAGGATGACGTAGCCAATTTTTGAAGTTAATTTTCGTATATACTCAAATGATTTCAATAATTGAATTTTATTTTGAAAGGTGAGCACCCGCAGCCTATACTTAATAGGTGAGGATGCGAATCCTTGATAAAATGAAATAGCAATTCTTGAAAGCAGCAGAGTATATTATAATTGTCTCTGTTCTTGAACTAGCTCAAAAACTTCAACTGTGTCTCCTTCTCTAATATCTTCGTAATTTTCAAATGCTATACCACACTCATATCCTTCTCTAACTTCTTTAACTTCATCTTTAAAGCGTTTTAAAGTTTTGAGTTTTCCTTCATGAATGACTACATTATCACGTAATAAGCGTACGCCCGCTCCTTTCTTAATAATACCTCTAGTAACGTAACTACCGGCAATTTTCCCGATTTTGGTAATATTAAATATTTGTCTGATTTCTACGCTTCCGATATATTGCTCTCTAACGATCGGATCAAGCATACCGCTCATAATGGCTTTTACGTCATCAATTAAATTATATATTATACTATAATATCTAATATCGACTTTTTCTTTTTCTGCGGCAGTTAAAGCATTTGCCCCTGCTCTAACGTTAAAGCCGACAATAATAGCTGAAGAAGCATGTGCAAGAGATACATCGGATTCCGTTATCGGACCTACGCCGCTATGAAGTATACGAAGCTTTATTTCATCACTCGGTAATTTTAATAAGCTACCTGAAATAGCTTCAACCGACCCTTGGACATCACCTTTAATAATTAAAGGTAATTCCTTAATTTTACTATTACCGGAAGCTTTTAAAAACAAATCCTCTAAACTTGAACGCGGTGCAATAGATATTTTCTTTTCTTTAGCAAGACGCATTCTATATTCGGCTATATCTTTTGCTTGTTTCTCGTTTTGTACTACGTTAAATTTATCGCCGGCAAAAGGTACTTCGTTTAAACCTTGAATTTCTACAGGAACAGACGGTGTTGCTTCCACTATTTCTAGCCCCTTATCATTAGTCATCTTTTTAACTTTACCGTAAGAGCTACCTGCTATTATAATATCACCGTTTCTTAAAGTACCTCGCTGAACTAATATAGTGGTTAGCGTTCCTCTTCCTTTTTCGATTTTTGACTCGATTACAACACCGGCAGCCGAACCGAAAGGACTTGCTTTTAAATCCTGCATTTCTGCAATTAATAAAATTGCTTCTTCAAGTTTATCTAAGTTAATTTTCTTTAGTGCCGAGATAGGAATAACCATAACGTCACCACCTGCCTCTTCGCCTATAATTTCGTGGACATATAATTCGTTCTTTACACGCTCAATATCAATATCAGGCTTATCAATCTTATTAATAGCTACAATTATAGGAACGCCCGCTGCTTTCGCATGATTAATTGCCTCAACCGTTTGCGTTTTGATTCCATCATCTGCTGCGACCACTATAATAACTATATCTGTTACTTTAGCACCTCTTGATCGCATTTCCGAAAAAGCCTCGTGACCCGGAGTATCAATAAAAGTAATCGCTCTACCGTCTGCAAGAGTTACTCTATAAGCCCCGATATGCTGGGTAATCCCTCCAGTTTCACTTGCAGCAATATCCGTAGATTTAAGAGCGTCAAGTAATGATGTTTTACCGTGATCTACATGCCCCATTACTGTAACAACCGGAGCACGCATTCTCAAATCTTCAACCTTATCATCACTAATTAAAACATTTTCAACATCCGATTCTTGAACTCTTTTTACCGTATGTCCTAAATTTGTTGCAACTAGTTCCGCCGTATCGGCATCTATTGTTTGGCTGGCATTTGCAAGAATACCGAGCTTCATTAATTCTTTAATTACATCTGCTACTCTTTCAGACATAGCATTTGCAAGATCACCGACTCCGATAACTTCCGGTATCGTCACTTCTCTATATACTTTCTCAGGTGCTTGTGATACTAATTTACGCTTTTCTTTTTCTCTAGCTCTTTTTATAGAAGCAAGACTTCTAGTTCTACCGCTTCTGCTTTCGTCGTCGCCAAGCATATTGAAAAGATCGGCTTTTTTGAATTTTTTCGGCTCTTCTAGCTTAATTTTTGGTGCGACTACTTTATTATCTGCTGTTTTATCTAATTCTTTCTCTGATTCTATACCGTAACGTGTTCGCATTCCTACTAAAGGAGACTTTACAAAAGTTTCTTCTTTCTTTTTAGATATTTGTGACAGTGTATCTTCATCACCTTGAACGATTTTAGCACTAACTTCTACTTTATTTTCTTCAGTGTTTTGCTGTTTTTGTTCAACTTCAGTTTCTAGCGTTTCTATTTTTGAGTTAACAGATTGGTTAATACTTGCAAGTTTACTTAAAGTGCTTATTTGTGAAGGGTCATTTAATTTAGATTGCTCAGCAGCTTTTTTAAGAATAGATAAACGTCTGTTAAATTCTTCCTTATTAGCATCAATAACAGTTTGATCTAAGCTATTTCTTTCTTTATTTAATGAAAGGGTAGTAGTACTACCGGTAGAGCTTTTTCTAACTTCTACTAGCGTTTTAGATTTAGCATTAACAAAGCTTTGAGCTCCTGTAAGAGAGTCAAAAGACTTATTAAGCGATAATTTTGAATTGCCAAGTGTCAACTTTTTGGGTTTGATTTCCTGGTTATCCGTCATATTTAAAAACCTTTGTGTTTCTGTTTTTTTCGTCATTAGTAAGCTGTGGATACCAAAGTCGTCATTGCGAGCAGCCATAAGCTACGTGGCAATCTCATCAAATATTCTGAGATTGCTTAGTCAATTACTTACGTAATTTCCTCGCAATGACAGAAAAACTGACCCCCACACCATCCTCTAACTATCCTTTAATTCACTATGCTGTCTAGCAGTTTTAATCAGTAATTTAATATTTTCGTCCGTTATATTAGAATTTGGAGCTAAATTTTTAAATTCATTTACGCTCATCTCTCCTAAATCTTCTATGGTCTTTATACCATATTCGGCAAATTTTAATATTAATTCAAGCGGTAATTCTAATATATCTATTAATTCTTGCTCAACTCCTAGATCCTCTAGCTTTTTGATAATCTTTTCATTCTTAAGGTCGACGTAATTAATAGCTCGATTTTTGATCTCTACTGCAAGTTCTTCCTCAAAGCCTTCGATTCTTGTTAAAGTACTAATCTCACTACTAGCAATTTGTTCTACTGAATTAAATCCCGTTACTGATAAAAGCTGACCTATAACCTCTTCAACATCTAAAGCTTCCATAAATAATTCTGTAGAATTTACGAATTCTTCATTTCTCCTTGTTGATTCTTGCTCTTCAGTCATTATATCGATATTCCAACCTGTAAGCTTAGAAGCTAAACGAACATTCTGCCCTCTTCTACCTATTGCAATACTTTGATTTTCTTGCGAAACTACTACTTCTACCTTATGCCTATCCTCATCAATCAAAATTTTTGTAATTTCCCCGGGTGCAAGCGGTGCAAGAGCATTAACTATAAACTGTGCAAGATCATTACTCCATAATACTATATCAATTTTCTCTCCGTTTAACTCATTTGTTACGGCTTTTACTCTATTACCTCTAATACCTACGCATGAGCCTACGGGATCTATACTACTATCCGAAGCAAATACCGCTATTTTTGCTTTTGAACCGGGATCACGTGCTACTGATTTTATTTGAATAATATCTTCAAGAATTTCAGGTACTTCTAGCTTAAATAGCTTAACCAGCATTTGGTTATCTACTCTAGACAAGAAAATCTGCGGTCCTTTTGTTTCTTGCCTTACATCCTGTACATATGCTTTTATACGATCATTAGGTTTAAAATTCTCACCCTTAATTAATTGATCTTTTTTTATTATTGCTTCAGCACGACTCAAGTCAACTATTATATCACCGTATTCTATTCTCTTAACTATCCCGTTTATAATTTCGCCTTTTCTATCTTTAAAGTCATGATATTGCTTTTCACGTTCAGCTTCTATAACACGTTGAGTTATAACTTGTTTTGCAGCTTGAGCCGATACTCTAGCATGATCAATAGGCGGTAAATATTCATATATCTCATCACCGATTTTAGCTTCCGGATTCTTTATTAAAGCTTCTTCAAGTGAGATTTGCGTTAAGTAATCTTCTACATCTTCTACTATTTTTAATATCCTTAAAAGATTTATCTCACCGGTTTTCCTATTTATCTGAGCTTTAATATTATATTCATTACCGTATTTTTTTCGTCCTGCTACTTGTACCGCTTGTTCAACCGTTGAAATCAAAATTTCTTTTGATATTCCTTTCTCACGAGCTACAGAATCTATAATCTGTAAAATTTCTACATTACCTATATTAGACATACATTATCTCTTATTGCTTTAGGTTCTTGCGTACAATTTCTAAAAAGATTTAATTTTGGTTATTTTTTTAAAATACCTCAAAATAGCCAATCAATTAGAAACTTTCACAGAACCTAGTAATTTTTTAAATACTTCTTCAGTTAAAACTAGATTAGCATTTTTAATTAAATCATAATCAATTAGTACTTCTTGTTCTTCACATTTTAAATATATTTTATTATTTTCGGCTTTAATTATTTTACCCTGATAACGAGTTTTGCCGTTCAATAATTCTTTAAGTTTGATTTTAACTTCTCTTCCTAAAAATCTATTATAATTTTCAAACTTTACTAACGGACGTTCAAGACCGCTTGATGCTACCTCTAAAGAATATG of Rickettsia tillamookensis contains these proteins:
- the nusA gene encoding transcription termination factor NusA, with translation MSNIGNVEILQIIDSVAREKGISKEILISTVEQAVQVAGRKKYGNEYNIKAQINRKTGEINLLRILKIVEDVEDYLTQISLEEALIKNPEAKIGDEIYEYLPPIDHARVSAQAAKQVITQRVIEAEREKQYHDFKDRKGEIINGIVKRIEYGDIIVDLSRAEAIIKKDQLIKGENFKPNDRIKAYVQDVRQETKGPQIFLSRVDNQMLVKLFKLEVPEILEDIIQIKSVARDPGSKAKIAVFASDSSIDPVGSCVGIRGNRVKAVTNELNGEKIDIVLWSNDLAQFIVNALAPLAPGEITKILIDEDRHKVEVVVSQENQSIAIGRRGQNVRLASKLTGWNIDIMTEEQESTRRNEEFVNSTELFMEALDVEEVIGQLLSVTGFNSVEQIASSEISTLTRIEGFEEELAVEIKNRAINYVDLKNEKIIKKLEDLGVEQELIDILELPLELILKFAEYGIKTIEDLGEMSVNEFKNLAPNSNITDENIKLLIKTARQHSELKDS
- the infB gene encoding translation initiation factor IF-2; amino-acid sequence: MTDNQEIKPKKLTLGNSKLSLNKSFDSLTGAQSFVNAKSKTLVEVRKSSTGSTTTLSLNKERNSLDQTVIDANKEEFNRRLSILKKAAEQSKLNDPSQISTLSKLASINQSVNSKIETLETEVEQKQQNTEENKVEVSAKIVQGDEDTLSQISKKKEETFVKSPLVGMRTRYGIESEKELDKTADNKVVAPKIKLEEPKKFKKADLFNMLGDDESRSGRTRSLASIKRAREKEKRKLVSQAPEKVYREVTIPEVIGVGDLANAMSERVADVIKELMKLGILANASQTIDADTAELVATNLGHTVKRVQESDVENVLISDDKVEDLRMRAPVVTVMGHVDHGKTSLLDALKSTDIAASETGGITQHIGAYRVTLADGRAITFIDTPGHEAFSEMRSRGAKVTDIVIIVVAADDGIKTQTVEAINHAKAAGVPIIVAINKIDKPDIDIERVKNELYVHEIIGEEAGGDVMVIPISALKKINLDKLEEAILLIAEMQDLKASPFGSAAGVVIESKIEKGRGTLTTILVQRGTLRNGDIIIAGSSYGKVKKMTNDKGLEIVEATPSVPVEIQGLNEVPFAGDKFNVVQNEKQAKDIAEYRMRLAKEKKISIAPRSSLEDLFLKASGNSKIKELPLIIKGDVQGSVEAISGSLLKLPSDEIKLRILHSGVGPITESDVSLAHASSAIIVGFNVRAGANALTAAEKEKVDIRYYSIIYNLIDDVKAIMSGMLDPIVREQYIGSVEIRQIFNITKIGKIAGSYVTRGIIKKGAGVRLLRDNVVIHEGKLKTLKRFKDEVKEVREGYECGIAFENYEDIREGDTVEVFELVQEQRQL
- the rimP gene encoding ribosome maturation factor RimP, giving the protein MQTIEQQITNVIEESLTDMGFELVLVKFKGVNPKVVEILIDSLNGEKISVEDCTKASRTISAILDVEDLIEDAYSLEVASSGLERPLVKFENYNRFLGREVKIKLKELLNGKTRYQGKIIKAENNKIYLKCEEQEVLIDYDLIKNANLVLTEEVFKKLLGSVKVSN